One genomic segment of Erysipelotrichaceae bacterium 66202529 includes these proteins:
- a CDS encoding ABC transporter permease subunit yields the protein MLKYIAKRLLNLIPVIFIISIVIFGTVKSMPGDPVDAYLGVGTRATPAQKQQIREQLGLDKSIPEQYVIWISNMVRGDLGQSMKYKAPVSDIIGDYVWNTFLLNLVSLIIGVGLSIPIGIRQATKKFSKFDNFWTVFSLLGVSVPTFFFALILIFFVALPSGFIPVNGMRTPNLAMFGYDNIFQEISDVALHMLLPTIVLAFGNFATFSRYVRSSMIDVINQDYVRTARAKGLKEKTVIYRHAFKNALIPLVTLLGLYIPSLFSGAMILETVFLWPGLGKILIEAINSQDQSIITACLMFSAILMVLGNLLSDILYSVVDPRVKVE from the coding sequence ATGCTGAAGTATATAGCAAAACGTTTGTTAAATCTGATTCCCGTAATCTTTATAATCTCCATTGTGATTTTCGGTACTGTAAAAAGTATGCCAGGAGATCCGGTTGATGCATATCTGGGAGTCGGTACACGCGCAACACCGGCACAGAAACAGCAGATACGTGAGCAGTTGGGATTGGATAAATCCATACCTGAACAGTACGTTATCTGGATTTCAAACATGGTAAGAGGTGATCTGGGTCAATCCATGAAGTATAAGGCACCAGTGTCTGATATCATTGGTGACTATGTTTGGAATACGTTCCTGCTGAACCTGGTTTCTCTTATCATTGGAGTGGGATTGTCCATTCCAATTGGAATCCGGCAGGCAACAAAAAAATTCTCAAAATTTGATAACTTCTGGACAGTGTTTTCCTTACTTGGAGTCTCTGTTCCTACATTCTTTTTCGCTTTAATTCTGATTTTCTTCGTGGCGTTGCCTTCAGGGTTTATACCTGTAAATGGTATGCGAACCCCGAATTTGGCAATGTTTGGTTATGATAACATCTTCCAGGAAATCAGTGATGTCGCATTGCATATGCTGCTGCCAACCATAGTACTTGCGTTTGGTAACTTTGCGACATTCTCCCGATATGTGCGAAGCTCTATGATTGATGTTATCAATCAGGACTATGTACGTACAGCTCGTGCTAAGGGATTGAAAGAAAAGACGGTTATTTATCGCCATGCCTTTAAAAATGCACTGATTCCACTGGTTACCCTTCTGGGCTTATATATTCCGTCCCTGTTCAGCGGTGCCATGATTCTGGAAACCGTATTTTTATGGCCTGGTCTAGGTAAAATACTGATTGAGGCAATTAACTCACAGGATCAAAGTATTATTACAGCATGTCTGATGTTTTCAGCTATTCTGATGGTTTTGGGGAACCTGCTTTCAGATATCCTGTACTCCGTGGTTGATCCGCGTGTCAAAGTAGAATAG
- a CDS encoding ABC transporter substrate-binding protein encodes MKKLLKVMAAAACALSLTACGSSKKEDTVVVGCEELTGTFSPVYYSSAYDGYVVDLVYNKLMEYDYDGNLQPALAEKTDVAKDGKSITFHLRKGVKFSDDSPFTAKDVEFTYKVVTDPSYTGRYGQTTQYVKGSDNYRNKKNKKEPEFPGIQVIDDYTIKFEFTEARNDNLLTLMSIGIISSNQFKDDYAYKNTKPLEKAMGTPIGTGPYVLKKWESGSGASFTKNENYWGDGFEGVNNIVIKPTKMETEYQELKSGNVDMLLGQIEPKKIGPASTNKDLAMNHYLRGGMGYIMYNTANGATSDVAVRQALTYAFDRQAFVDSYYECKDCKDLDGVSIGYVPTTYNNPISKLGKVIDGTEKVDGLDNYSYDIEKAKKLLDDAGWKVGSSGFREKDGQKLEIKILSIKDHDILSNLIPMWKKAWGSELKADVKVATVDFNTLLSKVYADKSLSEWNLFFMATSYTSDSMSDIYTTFNSAYAKENNDNYSRLKDTTLDKLMDEAIQEMDETKAINKWVDAQKRINEDAAVIPVYGNTYFDIYNTKIKNLKTSALYPWTKGLKDVTVE; translated from the coding sequence ATGAAAAAGCTATTAAAAGTGATGGCCGCAGCAGCATGTGCGCTTTCACTGACAGCCTGCGGTTCATCCAAAAAAGAAGACACAGTCGTAGTTGGATGTGAGGAACTGACAGGAACCTTTTCACCAGTTTATTATTCTTCTGCATATGATGGATATGTAGTAGACCTTGTTTACAATAAACTGATGGAATATGATTATGACGGCAATCTGCAGCCTGCATTGGCTGAAAAAACGGATGTTGCCAAAGATGGAAAAAGTATCACCTTCCATTTGAGAAAGGGAGTTAAATTCTCAGACGATTCTCCATTTACAGCAAAAGACGTAGAATTCACTTACAAGGTTGTAACTGATCCTAGTTATACTGGACGTTATGGACAGACAACACAGTATGTTAAGGGATCCGACAACTATCGTAACAAGAAAAACAAAAAGGAGCCTGAATTCCCAGGTATCCAGGTGATTGATGATTATACAATCAAATTTGAATTTACAGAAGCTAGAAATGACAATCTGCTGACTCTGATGAGTATCGGTATCATTTCTTCAAATCAGTTCAAGGATGATTACGCTTACAAGAACACGAAGCCTCTTGAAAAAGCAATGGGTACTCCAATTGGTACAGGACCGTATGTGCTGAAAAAATGGGAATCCGGTTCAGGTGCTTCTTTCACCAAGAATGAAAACTACTGGGGTGATGGTTTTGAAGGCGTAAATAACATTGTCATCAAGCCTACAAAAATGGAGACAGAATATCAGGAGCTGAAGTCTGGTAACGTTGATATGCTGTTAGGACAGATCGAGCCTAAGAAAATCGGGCCTGCTTCTACAAATAAAGATCTGGCTATGAACCACTATCTGCGTGGTGGAATGGGTTACATTATGTACAACACTGCTAATGGTGCAACAAGTGATGTAGCAGTACGCCAGGCACTGACATATGCATTCGATCGTCAGGCATTTGTAGATTCTTACTATGAGTGCAAGGATTGTAAAGATCTGGATGGTGTAAGTATCGGTTATGTTCCTACTACTTATAATAACCCTATTTCTAAATTAGGTAAGGTTATTGATGGTACGGAAAAGGTTGACGGATTAGATAACTATTCCTATGACATTGAAAAAGCGAAGAAGCTTCTGGATGATGCAGGATGGAAAGTTGGTTCTAGCGGATTCCGTGAAAAAGACGGTCAGAAGCTGGAAATTAAAATCCTGTCCATCAAGGATCACGATATTCTGAGCAATCTGATTCCTATGTGGAAAAAGGCTTGGGGTTCTGAACTGAAAGCTGATGTTAAGGTTGCTACAGTTGACTTCAATACATTGCTGAGCAAAGTATATGCTGACAAGTCTCTGAGTGAATGGAACCTGTTCTTCATGGCTACTTCTTATACTTCAGATTCTATGTCTGACATTTACACAACATTCAATTCTGCATATGCAAAAGAGAATAACGATAACTATTCCCGTCTGAAAGATACTACTCTTGATAAGCTGATGGACGAAGCTATCCAGGAAATGGATGAAACTAAGGCTATCAATAAATGGGTTGACGCTCAGAAACGTATCAATGAAGACGCTGCAGTAATCCCTGTATACGGAAACACTTACTTCGATATTTATAACACGAAAATTAAAAATCTGAAGACGAGCGCTCTGTATCCTTGGACGAAGGGTCTGAAAGACGTTACGGTCGAATAG
- a CDS encoding ABC transporter permease subunit, with protein sequence MANENVKENKTIKLDKSDTMGPWQIAWNKFRQNKIAMAGLIIFVLIVLAVIFVPIISGVDVDDYSFDLKNIAPNSTHWLGTDQQGRDVFFRLFLGGRISIMVGIIAALITVFLGCVIGGVAGYYGGWVDNLLMRFAEIVYSLPFTPMILALAYNMLWTPSNIKMYVVSLLIGVLSWPGLARLVRGQILSLREQEFMQACEALGLNDFSKIFKHLIPNVLSMIIVNATLSMASAILTEAGLSFLGMGVAEPTPSWGNLMYQAQNSTVFQTYPWDWLPAGVMCLLTVISINLIGEGLRDAFDPKDIR encoded by the coding sequence ATGGCAAATGAAAATGTAAAAGAAAATAAAACAATTAAACTGGACAAAAGCGATACAATGGGCCCTTGGCAGATTGCTTGGAATAAGTTTAGACAAAATAAAATTGCTATGGCCGGTCTAATCATCTTTGTGTTGATTGTTCTGGCAGTTATATTCGTTCCTATCATTAGTGGAGTGGATGTGGATGATTATAGTTTTGATTTAAAAAATATTGCGCCAAATAGTACGCATTGGCTTGGAACTGACCAGCAAGGACGTGATGTATTCTTCCGCTTATTCCTGGGAGGACGTATTTCTATCATGGTTGGTATTATAGCTGCATTGATTACGGTTTTCCTTGGTTGTGTGATTGGTGGCGTTGCCGGATACTATGGTGGCTGGGTCGATAATCTGTTAATGCGTTTTGCAGAAATTGTATACTCTTTGCCATTTACACCAATGATTCTGGCATTGGCATACAATATGCTGTGGACTCCTTCCAACATTAAAATGTATGTCGTATCTCTGCTGATTGGTGTTCTATCATGGCCGGGACTTGCCCGTTTGGTGCGTGGGCAGATATTATCTTTACGAGAACAGGAATTTATGCAGGCTTGTGAAGCACTTGGTCTGAATGATTTCTCTAAGATATTCAAACATCTGATTCCGAATGTATTATCCATGATTATTGTTAATGCGACATTGTCAATGGCTAGTGCAATACTGACAGAGGCAGGTCTGTCCTTCTTGGGTATGGGAGTTGCTGAACCTACTCCATCCTGGGGGAATCTTATGTATCAGGCTCAAAACTCAACGGTTTTCCAGACGTATCCGTGGGACTGGCTGCCTGCTGGTGTCATGTGTTTGCTGACCGTTATCTCCATCAACCTGATCGGAGAAGGATTACGTGATGCCTTTGACCCGAAAGATATACGATAG